The sequence below is a genomic window from Sorangiineae bacterium MSr12523.
CGTCGCTGAGTTCGCGCACGAAGAGGGCCTCGTCGCCGGTGATGCGGCGCTTGATCCAGACGAAACGCTTTTTGGCCGAGAGCTTCGCATAAAGCTCGTCGCCCTTCATGTTGAGGCCCGGGGACAGGCGCGTGGCGACGTCGCGCAAGATGGCGTCTTGCGCATCGGGGGCCTCGATGCCGCGGAGCATCTCGCCCACATCGGCGCTGAGGCTCGGCACCTCGACGCTGACGGCGAGGGCGGTGCCGTTTCGGTCGTAGATCGTGCCGCGCTTGGGCTCGATGTGAAGGCGCCGCTGCCGCTGCTTTTCGGCCATGTCCTTCCACAATGGGCCGTCTTCGACTTGGACCCGGTACGCGCCGGCCACGAGGCCGCCGAGGGCGAGGCTCATCACGCCGACGAGGATCCCCATCCGCAGCCGAATCCAGCGGGCCCGCGACGGATCGAGGTTCTTCATGGGGTGGCCGCCACCGTTGCGGAGCCAGCGTCGGCATTCTCCGGCGCGCGAGGCGGCGATCGATCCGAGTCTTGCAGCGCCGGGAGCACGATCATGCGGTCGGGCGTGGGCGGCTCCATGCCGAGCAGGGTGCGCGCGACGATGTCGACCCGCTCGGGAGTCTTGTAGCTGGCCGCCTCCACCTCGAGGACGCGCTTGACTTCGCGCAGGCGCGCCTGCTCGGCCCGCGCCCGCCCGAGCTCGTAGCCCAGGGCGACGGTGCGGCCGCGCAGGGCGAGGTGCAGCACGAACGCGAGCACGGTGGCCACGATGGCCAGGGTCCACACCGTGACGAAGACGGCCGCCCGCTGCCGCGGCGTCCCCGAGCGGGCTTTGCCCCAGCTTTGAAGCAGCCCCCGGAAATTCACCGCACGCTCTCCTCTTGAGGAATGCGGCGGGCCGCGCGCAACTTGGCGCTGCGGGCACGCGGGTTGGCGGCGCGCTCCTCCTCGCTGGCCATGAGCGGCTTCTTCCAAATGGGCTGCCAGACTTCGCGGTCGGCGAACGTCTTCTTGACGAGACGGTCCTCGAGCGAGTGGAAGCTGATGACGGCCGCCACGCCCCCGGGAACGATGACGTCCTGCAGCGCGGCCAGCAGAATCGAGAGCTCCTCGAGCTCGCGGTTCACGGCGATGCGGAGCGCTTGGAAGGTGCGCGTCGCCGGATCGACCCCGCCCACGCGCACCGGACCGACCGCACGCACGATGGCGCGGCGAAGATCGAGCGTGGTCGCGAGATCGCCCTCGTCGAGGGCGCGCTTGATGCTGCGCGCGATCCGACGCGAGCGGCGTTCGTCGCCGTAGCGGTAGATGATGTCCGCGAGCTCGTCGTCCTTGAGGCGGGTGATGAGATCCAGCGCCGTTTCGGCGTCCTCCGGATCCATCCGCATGTCCAGCGGGCCCTCGGCGCGGAAACTCATGCCGCGCAGCGGGTCGTCGAGCTGGGGCGAGCTTACCCCCAGGTCGGCGCAGAGGCCGTCCACCTTGGCGAGGCCCATGGCGGTGAGCTCCTCGCGCACGCGCCCGAAGTTGGAACGCACGATCTCGATGCGGTCCTCGAACCGCTCGAGGCGCGTCTCGGTGGCACGGATCGCTTCGGGATCGCGATCGAAGCCGATGACCCGGGCGCCGGGGGCGCTCTCCAGGATGGCCTCGGCGTGGCCGCCGCCCCCGAGGGTCACGTCGACGTAGACGCCGCCGTCACGCGGGGCGAGAACCTGCGCCACTTCGTCCTTCATGACGGTGGCATGGACGAAGTGTTCCACGACGTTGACCTCTCCTTCGTCCTCGGCCCAGACCCACTCGACGTTGCCTTCGACGAGGCCCGGGAGGGAAAGTTGCGGATCGCTCGGCTCGATGCCAGCGCCAGCGCGCGCGGGGCCGCTCATAGTCCGAGCTCCGCGAGCCGTGCGCTGATGTCGCGCCGCTCGTCTTCGGTGGTGTCGAAGTGCTGCTTCCACAGCGCCTTGTCCCAAAGTTCCGCGTACTTACCGGAACCTGCCCAGAGCACTTCTTTCTGCAGCGAGGCGTGCTCGCGCAAGGTGGGCGGCACGAGGATGCGACCCGAATCGTCGACCTCGCACTCGACGGCACCGGAAACGTAAATGCGCTTCAACTTCTGAACGGCGCGGTCGAACTGCGGGAGCTTCGCGAGCTTCTCCTCGAACGCCGTCCACTCCGGCATCGCGTACGCGACGAGGCACGGATCGAGCGCGCTGGTCAGCACGATGCGTCGCTCCCCGAGCGCAGCAAGGTGATCGCGGTACCGAGCCGGAAGGCTGGTGCGGCCCTTCGCGTCGATGCTGTGCTCATAACGACCGCGAAACATCCGGCGTCGCGCCTCAACGAATCACCCACGGAGAGAGAGGAAGGGAAAGATTTGGCACTTCTTGCCACTTCTTCCCACGTGCAAACGCCACCGTATGGAGAGGGGCCAGGGCTGTCAATAAATCACCGCATGTTCAGCTCCAGTTTCACACGAGTGTGACGGGCTTGGCCAAGTTGCGGATGGACAGATGATCAGCCCGAGCTGTGGAAAAGCAGCCCGAATCACTGTGGAAAACTTGTGACTTCACTTGGGCTGTACGCGCGCGCTCGCGGTGCATCGCGCACTCGCGACACGATCGCGGCCCCGCGACGCGAACGAGATCGCGTCCATGGACACACGCGTGTGAGCCCTCACGCGCGCGCTTGTTAGTGTCGCTGATGCGGCCCCCAGAAATTGAACAGGGAGGCGGGGAGACGGGGAGGTTTTTTGGGGTTCCTCTCAGCGCCGTTGGCCGAAGGAAAACCCTCAAAATCTCCCCGCCTCCCCGCCTCCCTGTAAATCTTCTTGGGTGTCTATGGAGGGACGGGCGCGGCGGCGAACGTCACATGAGCAAATGCTTTGCGATCACCATGCGTTGCACTTCGCTGGTGCCCTCGCCGATCTCGCAGATCTTGGCGTCGCGCAGGTGGCGTTCGACGTCGAACTCGCGCGTGTAGCCGTAGCCGCCGTGGATCTGCAGGGACCGATTGCACGCGCGTGTCGCCGCTTCGCTTGCAAACAATTTGGCCATGGAGGCCTCTTTGCTGTAGGGGCGCTTTTGATCGGCGAGCCAGGCCGCGCGGTATGTGAGGAGTGAGGCCGCGTCCAACTCGGTCTTGCTGTCGGCGAGCATCCATTTGATCGCCTGGAAGTCCGCGATGGGATTGCCGAATTGCTTGCGATCCTTTGCGTAGTGGACCGCCATGTCGAGTGCGCCGTAGCCCAAGCCGAGGGCCATGGCTGCAATGGACACGCGACCTCGATCGAGGATCTGCATCGTGTCGGAGAAGCCGCAGTCCACCTCGCCGACGCGCTGCGTATCGGGCACCCTCACTTCTTCGAAGGTGAGCTCGACGGTGTCGCTGGAGCGGCAGCCGAGTTTTTCCAGGTGCTTGGACGCCGAGAAGCCTTTCGTGTCTCGGTCGACGATGAAGGCCGTGATGCCCTTTTGCTTGGGCGCGTCCGCATTGGTGCGGGCCAGAACGACGCAGAAGCCGCCGACGCTTCCCTGGGTGATGAACATTTTCGTGCCGTTGATGACCCAGTCGTTGCCATCGCGGCGGGCCGTCGTGCGGAGGGCGGCCGAATCGCTTCCGCTACCTGGCTCCGTCAGGGCCCAGGCCGCGAGCCACTCGCCGCGGGCGGCCTTTGGCAGGTAGCGGCGTTTCTGCTCTTCGTTTCCGAAGGTGAGAATGTGGCCGGTGCCCAAGCCGTTGTGCGAGGCCAATGTCAATGCGAGCGAGCCGTCGA
It includes:
- a CDS encoding acyl-CoA dehydrogenase family protein, whose protein sequence is MDFSFTEHHALLRQSVRDFAQSEVRPHARQWDKEERFPHEIIPKLAEMGLLGIRIPEEYGGSGMDTVSYAICVEETAKIDGSLALTLASHNGLGTGHILTFGNEEQKRRYLPKAARGEWLAAWALTEPGSGSDSAALRTTARRDGNDWVINGTKMFITQGSVGGFCVVLARTNADAPKQKGITAFIVDRDTKGFSASKHLEKLGCRSSDTVELTFEEVRVPDTQRVGEVDCGFSDTMQILDRGRVSIAAMALGLGYGALDMAVHYAKDRKQFGNPIADFQAIKWMLADSKTELDAASLLTYRAAWLADQKRPYSKEASMAKLFASEAATRACNRSLQIHGGYGYTREFDVERHLRDAKICEIGEGTSEVQRMVIAKHLLM
- a CDS encoding cell division protein FtsL, which encodes MNFRGLLQSWGKARSGTPRQRAAVFVTVWTLAIVATVLAFVLHLALRGRTVALGYELGRARAEQARLREVKRVLEVEAASYKTPERVDIVARTLLGMEPPTPDRMIVLPALQDSDRSPPRAPENADAGSATVAATP
- the rsmH gene encoding 16S rRNA (cytosine(1402)-N(4))-methyltransferase RsmH, which translates into the protein MKDEVAQVLAPRDGGVYVDVTLGGGGHAEAILESAPGARVIGFDRDPEAIRATETRLERFEDRIEIVRSNFGRVREELTAMGLAKVDGLCADLGVSSPQLDDPLRGMSFRAEGPLDMRMDPEDAETALDLITRLKDDELADIIYRYGDERRSRRIARSIKRALDEGDLATTLDLRRAIVRAVGPVRVGGVDPATRTFQALRIAVNRELEELSILLAALQDVIVPGGVAAVISFHSLEDRLVKKTFADREVWQPIWKKPLMASEEERAANPRARSAKLRAARRIPQEESVR
- the mraZ gene encoding division/cell wall cluster transcriptional repressor MraZ translates to MFRGRYEHSIDAKGRTSLPARYRDHLAALGERRIVLTSALDPCLVAYAMPEWTAFEEKLAKLPQFDRAVQKLKRIYVSGAVECEVDDSGRILVPPTLREHASLQKEVLWAGSGKYAELWDKALWKQHFDTTEDERRDISARLAELGL